The Acidimicrobiales bacterium genome segment CCGTTCGTGTAGCGGACGACGCCGAGGAAGCGAGTGGCGGGCGCCAGGCCGCTCCACGCGACGTCGACCGTCCCCACCTGGCCCGTCGTGGCCGTGCTCGGCGCGACCACCGTCATGTTCCCGGCCGCAGCCTGCGGCACCAGCCAGCGGGACAGCGTGTAGTTGGCGTCGGGGCCGTCCGTCTGCCAGCCGTGCACGATGACCTTCCACGTGCCGGCCACCGGGTTGGCCACCTCGACCTGCTCGGCTGACGTTGCGCTTCCGCTCAGCGCTACCAGGTTCCCGCTCGGGTCGAACAGGTACAGGTCGAGATCGTCCGCGCCGTCGGTGGCATCCTCGAAGAGCGCCGCCCGGAGGTGCACCGTCCCGGCCGGGACCTGGATGGTGTGCTCCCGGATGCCGACCCCGGTCGCCAGGGCGATGTCGATGTCATTCGCCGGGTCATCCACCACCGAGCCGCTCTCGAGGACCGCCGGCACCAGTCCGAGTGGGTCGGCGGTGAAGGGGCCCGTGTACCCGAAGACGACATCCCACGACGTGGAGCCCGACGAGCCCGTGCCGGCGAAGGCGTCAGGCGCCGCCAGCGCCACGGGCCGCACGGCCAGCGGACTGCGGGCCGCGTGCCCGGCGCCGTCGGACCACGTCAAGGACCCGAACGACCACTCGTCCAAGGCGGCGCCGGCCATGCTCGTGAAGGTGACCCTGTAGCTCGCCTTCTGCCCGGCCGCCAGTGTCAGGACCGACGGCTCGACGAGTGCGGAGACGCCCGGCGGAGCATCGACGGATACGGAATAGGTGTCCGCCCCTCCCACGTTCTCGACCGTCCGGGTGACCGATTGGATACCGGCCAGTTGGCTGATCCCGATCGAGGCCAGGTTGAGGTCGCTCGGGTCGATGGGCTCGACCCCGAAGCCGTCGGGCGCGGGCGTCGTGCACACGGTCTCCGCCAGCGCCCCGGTGCCGCACAGGAACGCGACGTAGTCGGGGAAGTCGGCGTCGTAGGCCAGTCCCGGGTCGGTGGCGGGGTTCGGCCGGATGTGGCCGGCGCCGAAGTCGAACGGATCGGCCGGCGTGACCGTGTCGTGCTTGGCGACGTCCTGCGAAGCAGTCGTCATCAGGGCCGATCGGATTACGCCCGGTGTCCAGTTCCGGTGGACCTGCACGAGCAGCGCCGCCACGCCGGCCAAGTGCGGGCTCGACATCGATGTCCCGCTGATGGCCTGGAACAGCTGTCCGGGCGCCGACCCCAGCGCCACGGGGGTGTTGGCGCCCAGGACCTGCATGCCAGGGGCGGTGACGTCGGGCTTGATGACGTCGGGCGCGGCGCCGTTCGGGCCCCGCGACGAGAAGTGGGTCATGCTCGGGGCGGTCGGGTCGGCGACCGCACCACCCGCCTCGATGCCGGCGGTGGGACTGCTGGCACGGGCGATGTACGCCTTCACGGCCAGGCCGCTGTCGCGGGGCAGGTGGACGGCCGGGACGTAGTGGTTGTCGCTGAAGGTCATCATGGGCGAGTCGACGTTGTAGAGGACCATGCCCACGCCGCCTGCGTCGGCGACCGCCTTGCTGCGGGCCGCTCGCAGCCGGCTGCCCTCGCACAGGACGATCGCGCCCTTCACCTTCGCCGGATCCAGCTTGCCCTCGTCGCAACCGATCGACCCGGCCGCTTCACCGTCCACCAGCGGCCGTGACCCCAAACCGGGCGTGACGGATGCCCCCTTGTAGGTCGCGTTGCTCCCGAGCCGGACGGTGCCCTCGAAGAACCGGTCGTGCGTGCTGGCACCGACGGCGGTGAGCCAGGGCGCCGAGGCCGGAGAGCCGACCGTGCCGGCGTCGGGACCGGCGTTGCCGGCTGAGGCAGCGACGAAGACGTTGGCGTCGGCGGCGAAGAGGAAGGCGATGGCGTCGGGCGAGAGCAGGCTCGGAGTGTCCGAGCCGATCGAGTAGTTGATGACGTCGACGCCGTCGGCCACCGCCCAGTCGATGGCGGAGACGAGGTCGCTCAGGGCGCACCCGCCCTCCCAGCAGGCCTTGTAGGCGGCGATGCGCGCCCTCGGAGCCATGCCGGAGATCGTGCCGACCCCGAGGTCGCGTCCGAAGATGCTCGGGTCCACACCGGCGTTGCCGCCGGCCGTCGACGCCGTGTGCGAGCCGTGGCCCTCCGAGTCGCGAGGCGATCCGTACTCGTCCTTGAGGATGCCGGCGTGTGTGAAGCCGGCCAGGAAGTAGCGGGCACCGATGAGCTTGTTGTTGCAGTCGTCCTTCGACCACCGCTCGCCCGCCTGGCACGTGCCGTGCCAAGAGGACGGGGGCGCGCCGTAGACGCGCGTGGCGGCGCCCGAGCGTCCCGGCCGGTCAGAAAGGTCGGACTGGTCCGAGAAGCTCGGATGCTCGGGCCAGACGCCAGTGTCGATCACGCCGATGACGACGTCCTCGCCCGCGTGCGCCTGGCCACCGGCCTGGCTCCAGATGCCCCCAGGGGCGTCGAGGCCGAGGAACGACGGCGTGTTGTCGGTCATCGGGTGGTCCAGGCGGTCCTGCGTCACGCGCACGACGGCAGGATCCCTCTGGAGGCGGGCCGCCTGCGCCGGTGTCAGCGTGGCGGCGACGCCGTTGAAGCTGTACCGGTAGCGGTAGAGGACGGCGGTCGGCGCGACGCCCGCGGCGTCGAGGACCACCGTCTGCCGGGAGTCGAGGTAGGCGGCGTAGCGGCGGGCGCTTGCGCTGGACGGGTCGAGCTTCTGGCCCGGCCTGGGCTTCGTGGCAGCCAGTCCCGCCCGACCACCCCGGTAGGCCGCGGCCGGCTCGTCGAGCATCTGGACGATGTAGACGCCCGCCTTCCCCACGGCGGCGGAGCCACTTCCGGCCGACTCGCCGGCAGCCGACCCACCGGCTGGTTGGGCCAGCGTCGACACGACGATCCCGACAACGGCGAGAGCCCATCGGGCTCGCCGGCCGGACGCAAACGCGTCACAAGCGCCCATGTTTCGTACCACCCCCTGCGGCCCCACGACCGCGCAACTGGTGAGGAAATCCTACAGGTGGGACGTTCCGATTCCTATGGGCGATTCGGCTGGGCCATGAAGAAGGGTGCCACGTGCGCAGCGCTCGGGCCTCCAGCGGGCGGGCGCCACATGCAACGATGCACGGGTGGAGGAGAAGCCGGAGCCGAAGCAGTCGACCTGGCAGCGCCTGCTCGACAACAAGACGAGTTGGCAACGTTTCGTGCTGGCGGCCGGCGCCCTGGCCGCCGCCTTGGCAGCCATCGGTGGACTCGTCGCCGGCATCGGCGCGCTGCTCGGCGACGATGCGGATCGCACGAGCTCGGCGACCAGCACGACCCAGCCGACCGGAGTCACCGTGGTCACGAGCCAGGACCCCGACGCCGACGAGTTCGTGCGCTTCCTCCTGGGCACCGAGGGGGCACCTGTCCAGCTGGACCACAAGGTCTTCGCAACTGACGAAGGCGCATTCATCCGATTGGAGTACGACTGCGCCAAGCACACCGGGTGCAGCTTCACCCGGCTGGAAGCGGCCGCATTCATCCCCGACCGCATCGAGGGCGGGGTCTGGTACCAGGGCTGCTTCAGTGTCGTTCGGGACGGGCCGGGCTATGGAGCCGAACATCTCGACCTGGAGTTCACGAGGAACGGCGACACCTGCCCGTCGTGACCCGTGGGCTGGTCGGCTGGGCTCCGCAGGGAAAGCGATCGCCAGCGCCTCCGGCGGCCGATCGCGCTCCCGACCTGCCGACCCGGCACTGCCTCTGGCAGAATGCGGCGGGCTCTCTGCAGGGTGCGCCGAGCCCGAAGGGGGCTTGCGTCATGACCACGTTTTCACCAATCGCACCGACCATTCGCGTCGCGCCGGTGCAGATCGCAGCCGACACCTGGACCATCCACTCCGTCCAGCAAGCGCTCGGCCAGCCGCTGTTCATCCATTTGAACTCGATGGTCATCCGGGGCTCGGAACCGATGATCGTCGACACGGGAACGGTGGCCAATCGCGCCCAATGGCTCGAGGACGTGTTCTCACTGGTGGAGCCGGAGGACGTCCGGTGGATCTTCCTGTCCCACGACGACGTCGACCACACCGGGAACCTCGACGAGACGCTCACCGCCTGTCCCAACGCGACACTCGTGTGCGAGTGGTCGATGGTGGAGCGCCACACGAACTGCTTCGAGTTCCCGCATCACCGGTGCCGGTGGGTCGCAGACGGCGGGACGCTCGACATCGGTGACCGGACACTGCAGGCGATGCGACCTCCCGTCTATGACTCGCCGACGACCCGCGGGCTGTTCGACTCGAAGACGGGTGTCTATTGGTCTGCGGACTCCTTCGCCACACCGCTGCCGACCGCCGAGACACCAGTCGCCGATCTCGACGGCGAGTTCTGGAGCTTCGGCCTCATGCTGTTCGCCATGGGCGCGGTAAGTCCGTGGCTGTCGCTCGTCGACGAGACGAAGTATGGCCGGTTCGTCGACCGCGTCCAGAACCTCGACATCAAGACCATTGCCGGTTGCCACACGCCGATCATCGAGGGGCCCTACATCGATCGAGCCTTCGCCCGCATCCGGGAGTTGCCCTCGCTGGATCCGCCCCAGCTGCCCGACCAGTCCGTGCTGGATCAGGTCATCGCCGCCACGGCCCAGGCCAAGGCCTGAGCGCCCCGCTCGCTCGCGGGCGTCAGGGGAACCGCGTCGCCCGCCGGACACCGGCCTTCGGCGCGCCGCCTGCGACCCGGGGCGCGCGATCTGCTCGGTCCGGGCGGCTGGTGCGGGTATTGCGTTCGCCGAATGGGCTGCTTAACGTCGCGCCTGCGGCTGGAGAGGCGCTCCGGCCGGGCAAGGGGTATGGAAATGCCACAGCACCAAGGCTTCGGACACGTCACGCTCACCGTCACCGACCTCGAACGCAGCGCCGACTTCTACAACCGGGTGTTCTCCGCGCAGACCGTCGACTCCTCGACGGACGACGTGGGGCCCTACACCATCTGCATGGGACCGAGCTTCATGCTCGGCCTCCGCACCCACGCGTCGACCGAGAGCGGCGACGCCTTCAGCTTCGCCCGGGTGGGGTTGGACCACATGGGCGTGCACGTGGAGAGCCCGGAGGACCTCGAGAAATGGCGCGCCCATCTCGACGAGCAGGGCATCGAGAGCTCGGGCCCGGTGTCGAGCCCCTACGGCACGCACCTCCACATCAAGGATCCGGACGGCATCGCCACCGAGTTCTTCGCCGCCAACCCGCAGGGTTGACCAGGGTCACGCCCACCTCGGCTCGACGACGCTGAAGGGACGAAGGGCCGGGAACGGCACTCCGTCGGTGGGCCGGACTGCTCCGGTGGCGCGGCAACTGCCGCGCCACCGGACCGTATCCGGGATGACCTCTGCCGATCAGCCCCTGACCGGGGTGTAGGACACCCATGCGGAGCCGCTGAAGGTGCCCTCTTCGTCGGTACCACCGAAGGTGCAGAAGTCGAGCCGGCCGTTCTTCGGCGCCGGCTTCACCTGGTCGAATGCCTCGGTGGTGCCGCCCACGGGCGTGAACTCGAAGTGGAACCGGTAGGGGACGAGGACGCGCGTGCTGTCCGTGGCATGGGCGGGCGTCCACGCGCCGTTGCCGTTGGTGGCGATGTCGAACGTGCCCAGCTCGTCGCATGTCACGGTATCGGGCGGGTACTTCGACGGATCGGCGTGCGCGGGTCCCGCCAGCACGGTTCCGAGTGGCGTGGCCACCACGGCGGCCGTGATCGCAAGTCGTCTCAGGTTCATGTCGTCTCTCCAATTCCCCACTCCGGTGTGGGGCGCGTCCCCGGCAGTTCCGCCGATCGGTGGGCTGACCCGCACCGACGCTCCCTAGTGTCGCAAATCGGGGCCACGGCGTTCAAGAGGGCGGCGGCGGTCGTCCACTCCGGGCAC includes the following:
- a CDS encoding S8 family serine peptidase → MGACDAFASGRRARWALAVVGIVVSTLAQPAGGSAAGESAGSGSAAVGKAGVYIVQMLDEPAAAYRGGRAGLAATKPRPGQKLDPSSASARRYAAYLDSRQTVVLDAAGVAPTAVLYRYRYSFNGVAATLTPAQAARLQRDPAVVRVTQDRLDHPMTDNTPSFLGLDAPGGIWSQAGGQAHAGEDVVIGVIDTGVWPEHPSFSDQSDLSDRPGRSGAATRVYGAPPSSWHGTCQAGERWSKDDCNNKLIGARYFLAGFTHAGILKDEYGSPRDSEGHGSHTASTAGGNAGVDPSIFGRDLGVGTISGMAPRARIAAYKACWEGGCALSDLVSAIDWAVADGVDVINYSIGSDTPSLLSPDAIAFLFAADANVFVAASAGNAGPDAGTVGSPASAPWLTAVGASTHDRFFEGTVRLGSNATYKGASVTPGLGSRPLVDGEAAGSIGCDEGKLDPAKVKGAIVLCEGSRLRAARSKAVADAGGVGMVLYNVDSPMMTFSDNHYVPAVHLPRDSGLAVKAYIARASSPTAGIEAGGAVADPTAPSMTHFSSRGPNGAAPDVIKPDVTAPGMQVLGANTPVALGSAPGQLFQAISGTSMSSPHLAGVAALLVQVHRNWTPGVIRSALMTTASQDVAKHDTVTPADPFDFGAGHIRPNPATDPGLAYDADFPDYVAFLCGTGALAETVCTTPAPDGFGVEPIDPSDLNLASIGISQLAGIQSVTRTVENVGGADTYSVSVDAPPGVSALVEPSVLTLAAGQKASYRVTFTSMAGAALDEWSFGSLTWSDGAGHAARSPLAVRPVALAAPDAFAGTGSSGSTSWDVVFGYTGPFTADPLGLVPAVLESGSVVDDPANDIDIALATGVGIREHTIQVPAGTVHLRAALFEDATDGADDLDLYLFDPSGNLVALSGSATSAEQVEVANPVAGTWKVIVHGWQTDGPDANYTLSRWLVPQAAAGNMTVVAPSTATTGQVGTVDVAWSGLAPATRFLGVVRYTNGSSEVDRTVVEITS
- a CDS encoding MBL fold metallo-hydrolase — translated: MQIAADTWTIHSVQQALGQPLFIHLNSMVIRGSEPMIVDTGTVANRAQWLEDVFSLVEPEDVRWIFLSHDDVDHTGNLDETLTACPNATLVCEWSMVERHTNCFEFPHHRCRWVADGGTLDIGDRTLQAMRPPVYDSPTTRGLFDSKTGVYWSADSFATPLPTAETPVADLDGEFWSFGLMLFAMGAVSPWLSLVDETKYGRFVDRVQNLDIKTIAGCHTPIIEGPYIDRAFARIRELPSLDPPQLPDQSVLDQVIAATAQAKA
- a CDS encoding VOC family protein, with protein sequence MPQHQGFGHVTLTVTDLERSADFYNRVFSAQTVDSSTDDVGPYTICMGPSFMLGLRTHASTESGDAFSFARVGLDHMGVHVESPEDLEKWRAHLDEQGIESSGPVSSPYGTHLHIKDPDGIATEFFAANPQG